In Zingiber officinale cultivar Zhangliang chromosome 3B, Zo_v1.1, whole genome shotgun sequence, a single window of DNA contains:
- the LOC122055051 gene encoding putative uncharacterized protein ENSP00000383309: protein MAAAAGSSLAASSGRKSQTVEAWGTDGLSEGRSRRPRRRTRWNGCCPRLTSSFLLDARHRIIRDQIFWTTYPGLSLDHICYIRSLSRSYVVYDPSHVQNACTRPRTEALASPPLPQPPASPAASLQRHLPPATSRRHRLPPVASSVRPRPPSHDLQRPPPATSLPRPPATSHDLQRPPPATSLQRPPATSAASLLPRSPAAPSRDLPLAPSAASLLPTSPAAPSRDLPLATSSNLQRPPSLAPCGRKREPFRLLLLPFHQCN, encoded by the exons ATGGCGGCAGCAGCGGGGAGTTCCTTAGCGGCAAGCAGCGGAAGGAAATCACAGACGGTGGAAGCTTGGGGAACGGACGGGCTGTCGGAAGGCAGAAGCCGGAGGCCCAGGAGGAGGACGCGATGGAACGGATGCTGCCCGAGACTCACATCC TCGTTCTTGCTTGATGCACGCCACCGAATCATCCGGGATCAGATCTTCTGGACCACTTATCCTGGTCTCTCCCTGGACCACATATGTTATATACGATCCCTCTCACGTTCATATGTAGTATACGATCCCTCTCACGTGCAAAACGCTTGCACGCGCCCACGCACAGAAGCCCTAGCGTCACCTCCTCTCCCCCAACCTCCAGCGTCGCCTGCGGCCTCCCTCCAACGTCATCTCCCTCCAGCGACCTCCCGCCGGCATCGCCTCCCTCCCGTGGCCTCCAGCGTCCGCCCCCGACCTCCTTCCCACGACCTCCAGCGGCCCCCTCCCGCGACCTCCCTCCCGCGGCCTCCAGCGACCTCCCACGACCTCCAGCGGCCCCCTCCTGCGACCTCCCTCCAGCGCCCTCCAGCGACCTCCGCGGCCTCCCTCCTCCCGCGATCTCCAGCGGCCCCCTCCCGCGACCTCCCTCTCGCGCCCTCCGCGGCCTCCCTCCTCCCGACATCTCCAGCAGCCCCCTCCCGCGACCTCCCTCTCGCGACCTCTAGCAACCTCCAGCGGCCTCCCTCCCTGGCACCGTGTGGAAGAAAGCGAGAACCTTTTAGGTTGTTGCTTCTGCCATTTCACCAGTGTAATTAG